One window from the genome of Lentibacillus daqui encodes:
- a CDS encoding IS1182 family transposase, translated as MFKHYTMNQVVLPLDLEIKLKENDIAFAINDLVESIPEEVFDDLIRQTGRPAYHPRMMLKIILCGYTQSVFSGRKIEALLQDSIRMMWLAQGHEPSYRTINRFRSHPLIENILRECFVQFRNQLVEKELIEEEAIFIDGTKIEANANKFTFVWRKSVEKYSDKLIEKSNQLYDELLEKEIIPAIERETEEKLSVKEMEEVVEKLDEKVEEYDKKIEACEVGSERKKIRSERKFPKQARKQFNDFITRKQKYQNDMEKFGDRNSYSKTDPDATFMRMKDDYMKNGQLKAGYNVQIATEGQYALAYDVFPNPTDTRTLIPFLDSIEENFFELPEHIVADAGYGSEQNYEDIIENRNRTPLITYNQYRKEKKKKHKNNAFHVDNWDYNEDEDTFLCPNGRKIRFSHHSKRTDRYGFTREFKVYECEDCSGCPLRDLCTKAKEGNNRKVYMNEKWESQKEYVRAKLSDEKTGEIYGKRKIDVEPAFGFLKANLGFTRFSVRGKQKVKNELAFALMAVNLRKYTATNSKLVPEDRNNSTKKVPSKLLICLEPFYLLFLASYVPASLKIFVLENPKNQCWSKALIGALASLFLNRVVWCFLGYLHIMWMAFAQSGIGNADKLCFFPQCVNSWSTAITHS; from the coding sequence ATGTTTAAACATTATACCATGAATCAGGTAGTTTTGCCGCTAGATTTAGAAATTAAATTGAAAGAGAATGATATTGCTTTTGCGATCAATGATCTTGTCGAGAGTATTCCCGAAGAGGTTTTCGATGACTTAATACGACAAACCGGCCGTCCTGCGTACCATCCTCGCATGATGTTGAAAATCATTTTGTGTGGGTATACGCAATCCGTGTTTTCTGGTCGTAAAATAGAAGCTTTATTACAGGATAGTATCCGCATGATGTGGTTGGCTCAAGGACACGAACCCAGCTATCGCACCATCAATCGTTTCCGTTCTCATCCACTCATCGAAAACATACTACGTGAATGCTTTGTCCAGTTCCGGAATCAGCTTGTGGAAAAGGAATTGATTGAAGAGGAAGCCATTTTTATTGATGGTACAAAAATTGAAGCGAACGCCAATAAGTTCACCTTTGTGTGGCGGAAATCCGTTGAAAAATATAGTGATAAGCTAATCGAAAAGTCCAATCAACTGTATGATGAGCTGTTGGAGAAGGAGATCATCCCGGCAATAGAGCGAGAAACAGAAGAGAAACTTTCCGTTAAAGAAATGGAAGAAGTAGTCGAAAAGTTAGATGAAAAGGTTGAGGAATACGATAAAAAAATCGAAGCTTGTGAAGTTGGTAGCGAACGAAAGAAAATCCGTTCCGAACGTAAATTTCCAAAACAAGCTCGCAAGCAGTTTAACGATTTCATCACTCGTAAGCAAAAGTATCAAAACGATATGGAGAAATTCGGGGACCGTAACAGTTATTCAAAGACAGATCCGGATGCGACGTTTATGCGCATGAAGGACGACTACATGAAGAACGGTCAATTGAAAGCTGGTTACAATGTCCAGATTGCAACGGAAGGTCAATACGCGCTCGCTTACGATGTTTTCCCAAACCCGACGGATACACGCACTTTAATTCCTTTTCTCGACTCGATTGAAGAAAACTTTTTCGAACTGCCGGAACACATTGTCGCGGATGCCGGATATGGCAGTGAACAGAATTATGAAGATATCATCGAGAATCGAAATCGAACGCCACTTATTACATACAATCAATATCGAAAGGAGAAGAAAAAGAAGCATAAGAACAACGCTTTTCATGTAGATAATTGGGATTATAATGAGGACGAAGATACTTTTCTGTGCCCAAATGGACGGAAAATACGGTTTAGTCATCATTCCAAACGAACAGACAGGTACGGATTCACCCGTGAATTTAAAGTGTACGAATGTGAGGACTGTTCGGGCTGTCCACTCCGCGATTTATGTACGAAAGCAAAAGAAGGAAACAACCGAAAAGTCTACATGAATGAAAAGTGGGAATCCCAAAAAGAATATGTACGTGCGAAGCTTTCAGACGAGAAAACTGGTGAAATTTACGGAAAACGTAAAATTGACGTAGAACCAGCGTTCGGTTTCTTGAAGGCTAATTTGGGTTTCACTCGTTTTTCTGTCAGAGGAAAACAGAAAGTGAAAAATGAATTAGCCTTCGCATTGATGGCGGTGAACTTGAGAAAGTACACCGCCACGAACAGTAAATTAGTACCGGAAGATAGAAACAACTCCACAAAAAAGGTTCCAAGCAAACTTTTGATTTGCTTGGAACCTTTTTATTTACTATTTTTGGCTAGTTATGTCCCAGCCTCATTAAAAATTTTCGTATTGGAAAATCCAAAGAACCAGTGTTGGTCAAAAGCGCTAATCGGGGCGCTTGCATCTTTGTTTTTAAACCGAGTAGTTTGGTGCTTCCTTGGTTATTTGCACATCATGTGGATGGCTTTCGCGCAATCCGGCATTGGTAATGCGGACAAATTGTGCTTCTTCCCGCAATGCGTTAATAGTTGGAGCACCGCAATAACCCATTCCTGA
- a CDS encoding serine hydrolase — protein sequence MKLKLRKDLSILLAMLVIMTSFMVQPFTVQAAVDIDAESTILVDSDSGKILYEKNSDEALPPASMTKIMTEYLVWEAIDEGQISWDTTTQISDYPYSISADDSFSGVGLKQNKDYKVRDLYNAMAIYSDNGTAIALAELISGSEGDFVKLMNKKAKEMGLPDYKFVNATGLANEDLGKNHPKGTKPDDDNLLSARSAALLAYNLIKDYPKALEISSIPKAKFEDQAITNWNWMLKHDKKDASSLTQFYYEGVDGLKTGFTDTAGYCFTGTAERDGHRLISVVMKTKNDNARFKETAKLFDYGFQNFEDKELFAKGYQLKDQKTLPVTKGKEDKVEIAINKQVKQPIEKGDKEGYSLEYHIDKRKLNENGELTAPIKKGEKVGTAEVKYNGENDYGYITDTAGSDQVDIVATETVDKKNWFMLMLGSIGGFFSNLFSSLVDMVKGWF from the coding sequence GTGAAATTGAAGTTACGCAAAGATTTATCGATATTACTCGCCATGCTTGTCATAATGACATCATTTATGGTACAGCCATTTACAGTACAGGCAGCAGTAGACATTGATGCTGAATCAACTATTCTGGTTGATTCAGATTCGGGAAAAATCCTTTACGAAAAAAATTCTGATGAGGCCCTTCCTCCAGCTAGTATGACCAAAATAATGACCGAATACCTGGTATGGGAAGCAATCGATGAAGGTCAAATCAGCTGGGATACAACCACACAGATTAGTGATTATCCATATAGCATATCTGCAGATGATAGCTTTTCTGGTGTAGGTTTAAAACAAAACAAAGATTATAAGGTTCGTGATCTTTACAATGCAATGGCAATTTATTCTGATAACGGTACAGCGATTGCACTTGCGGAATTAATTAGTGGTTCCGAGGGTGATTTTGTCAAGTTAATGAATAAAAAAGCGAAAGAAATGGGATTGCCAGATTACAAGTTTGTTAACGCAACCGGGTTAGCAAATGAAGACCTGGGTAAAAACCATCCAAAAGGCACAAAACCAGATGATGACAATCTATTGTCCGCACGATCCGCTGCATTACTTGCTTATAATCTGATTAAGGATTACCCTAAAGCATTGGAAATTTCCAGTATTCCAAAAGCGAAGTTTGAAGATCAGGCAATCACCAACTGGAACTGGATGTTAAAGCATGATAAAAAAGATGCAAGCTCATTGACCCAATTCTATTATGAAGGGGTAGATGGACTGAAAACAGGCTTTACGGATACTGCTGGCTATTGTTTTACGGGAACAGCAGAACGTGATGGTCACCGGCTGATTTCCGTGGTGATGAAAACGAAGAATGATAATGCACGCTTTAAAGAAACAGCCAAACTATTTGACTATGGATTTCAAAACTTTGAGGATAAAGAGTTGTTTGCCAAAGGTTATCAACTAAAAGACCAAAAAACCCTCCCTGTAACCAAAGGCAAAGAAGATAAAGTTGAAATTGCTATCAACAAGCAAGTCAAGCAACCGATTGAAAAAGGCGATAAAGAAGGGTATTCGCTTGAGTATCATATTGATAAGCGTAAGTTAAATGAAAATGGTGAGTTAACAGCTCCAATTAAAAAAGGAGAAAAAGTTGGTACAGCTGAAGTAAAGTATAATGGAGAAAATGATTATGGGTATATCACTGATACAGCTGGTTCTGATCAGGTTGATATTGTCGCAACGGAAACAGTTGATAAAAAGAATTGGTTTATGCTTATGCTTGGTTCCATCGGCGGTTTTTTCAGTAATCTATTTTCATCACTCGTT